Proteins co-encoded in one Hymenobacter swuensis DY53 genomic window:
- a CDS encoding TerC family protein, translated as MNQHLQQILDNPLAALAVVGNLIIIESLLSVDNAAVLATMVGDLPKEQRKKALRYGIIGAYVFRGICILFASYLVEIWFLKPLGGLYLLYLAADHFRDKNAPEEEGVDKQQSWVYRHTLGLFGQFWATVALIELMDLAFSIDNVFAVVAFTDNLILICTGVFIGILAMRLVAQAFVLLMGRYPFLETAAFVVIALLGLKLLLSLFEHYFPAHPFSHFLSSEMAEAGLTVLTVAVFAVPLFTSWLRQRVAR; from the coding sequence ATGAATCAACACCTCCAACAAATCCTCGATAATCCGCTAGCGGCCCTGGCGGTGGTCGGCAACCTCATCATCATCGAAAGCCTGCTTTCCGTGGATAACGCGGCCGTACTGGCTACCATGGTGGGCGACCTGCCCAAGGAACAGCGCAAAAAAGCTCTTCGCTATGGTATCATCGGGGCCTATGTATTTCGGGGAATCTGCATTCTGTTTGCCTCGTATCTGGTCGAAATCTGGTTTCTGAAACCCCTGGGCGGCCTGTACCTGCTCTACCTCGCGGCCGACCACTTCCGCGACAAAAACGCCCCCGAGGAGGAGGGCGTCGATAAGCAGCAGAGTTGGGTATACCGCCACACGCTGGGGCTTTTCGGGCAGTTCTGGGCTACGGTGGCCCTCATCGAGCTGATGGACTTAGCCTTCTCCATCGACAACGTGTTTGCCGTGGTAGCCTTCACCGATAACCTGATTCTGATTTGTACCGGCGTGTTCATCGGTATTCTGGCCATGCGGCTGGTGGCGCAGGCTTTCGTGCTGCTGATGGGCCGGTATCCATTTCTGGAAACAGCCGCTTTTGTGGTGATTGCGCTACTGGGCCTGAAACTGCTGCTTTCCCTGTTTGAGCACTACTTCCCGGCGCACCCCTTTAGTCATTTCCTCAGCAGCGAAATGGCCGAAGCCGGCCTCACTGTCCTCACGGTAGCTGTGTTTGCAGTGCCGTTGTTCACCTCGTGGCTGCGGCAGCGCGTGGCACGCTGA
- a CDS encoding substrate-binding domain-containing protein: MYAGVGGLAGCTRAAPKRQYTIGFSQCTNGDAWRQAMLAGMQKELSFHPEVRFRMKDARYSSALQEQQIREFLKEGIDLLIVSANETEPVTPIVEEAYNRGIPVVILDRRTTSKLYTAYVGGNNVEVGQTAARYAAGLLGERGQVLEVLGAPGSSPATDRHRGFAQALAGYPGMQLVARVNSNWERPSVLARLPAVLRQHPEVDLIFAHNDRLALGAYQVCKQLKRERQVRIVGVDGLPGPHGGIQLVQDGIINSTLLYSPGGEEAIRTAMRILQHQSFEKENPLSTMVIDSTNVLTMKLQTEKLSSQQQDIQRQQRLLQQQRATYASQQTVLYVLAAALLGAAGLGVLVWRAFRANRRITRRLALQNEEIRAQRNQIQDFAEQARVETEAKLRFFTNFSHELRTPLTLILGPVEEMLTSGPNLPAAQRHDLGLVRRNAQRLLQLVNQLMDFRKIDVGKMPVRATEGNLVAFVREIMDVFERPARQQGIRLRFLPAEPALPLWFDANVLDKVFFNLLSNALKFTPEGGQITVSMQRVPAENAVRVSVEDTGRGISEQDRAHIFEWFYQGQQSVAKGSGMGLALALGLTRLHQGTLSFTSQPGRGSTFVVTLPLELPQELKSMEAVAPVNLGFSVEEDLLPALRPEPEAAVSGSEALVLVIEDNPEVNAFLVQKLRPHFQVSAAFDGARGLELAADSIPDLIICDVMLPELSGLEVVARLKSDWRTSHIPVVLLTARGASEQQVEGVQAGADLYLTKPFNPTFLLESIRTLLSNREKQREHFRRELSVSTATVAPQRVDQKFLADLTAIVEANLSRSELNVEDVARSLGISRVQLYRKVKAVLGTGVTDFIQGIRLTKARQLLLSDELTIAEVAYQLGFSSPSYFSTSFKARYQVSPSEFRALHTTA; encoded by the coding sequence GTGTATGCAGGCGTTGGCGGGCTGGCGGGCTGCACGCGGGCCGCGCCGAAGCGGCAGTATACCATCGGTTTCTCGCAGTGCACCAACGGCGACGCCTGGCGGCAGGCCATGCTGGCGGGCATGCAGAAGGAGCTGAGCTTTCACCCTGAAGTGCGCTTCCGCATGAAGGATGCGCGGTACAGCTCGGCCCTGCAGGAGCAGCAGATCCGGGAGTTCCTCAAGGAAGGCATCGACCTGCTGATTGTATCGGCCAACGAAACCGAGCCGGTGACGCCCATTGTGGAGGAGGCGTACAACCGGGGCATTCCGGTGGTGATTCTGGACCGGCGCACGACCTCCAAACTCTACACGGCCTACGTGGGCGGCAACAATGTGGAGGTGGGCCAGACGGCTGCCCGCTACGCCGCCGGCCTGCTGGGGGAACGGGGGCAAGTGCTGGAAGTGCTGGGTGCGCCCGGCTCCAGTCCCGCCACTGACCGGCACCGGGGCTTCGCCCAGGCCCTGGCCGGGTATCCGGGGATGCAGCTGGTGGCCCGGGTGAACAGCAACTGGGAGCGGCCCTCGGTATTGGCACGGCTGCCCGCCGTGCTACGGCAGCACCCCGAAGTCGACCTCATTTTTGCCCATAACGACCGGCTGGCGCTGGGAGCCTACCAAGTGTGCAAGCAGCTGAAGCGGGAGCGGCAGGTGCGCATAGTGGGCGTAGATGGCCTGCCGGGGCCGCACGGCGGCATTCAGCTGGTGCAGGATGGTATCATCAACTCCACGCTGCTGTATTCGCCGGGCGGGGAGGAGGCCATCCGCACGGCCATGCGCATTCTGCAGCACCAGTCCTTCGAGAAGGAAAACCCGCTCAGTACGATGGTTATCGACTCCACCAACGTGCTGACGATGAAGCTGCAAACCGAAAAGCTCAGCAGTCAGCAGCAGGATATCCAGCGGCAGCAGCGGCTACTGCAGCAGCAGCGGGCCACCTATGCCAGTCAGCAGACGGTGCTCTACGTGCTGGCGGCGGCCCTACTGGGGGCGGCCGGGCTGGGCGTGCTGGTGTGGCGGGCCTTCCGGGCCAACCGGCGCATTACCCGGCGGCTGGCTTTGCAGAATGAGGAAATCAGGGCGCAGCGCAACCAGATCCAGGATTTTGCCGAGCAGGCCCGGGTGGAAACGGAGGCCAAGCTGCGCTTCTTCACCAACTTCAGCCACGAGCTGCGCACCCCGCTCACTCTCATTCTGGGGCCGGTGGAGGAAATGCTCACCAGCGGCCCGAACCTGCCCGCCGCCCAGCGCCACGACCTGGGCCTGGTGCGCCGCAACGCCCAGCGGCTGCTGCAATTGGTCAATCAGCTCATGGATTTTCGCAAGATTGACGTGGGCAAGATGCCGGTGCGCGCTACCGAAGGCAACCTGGTGGCCTTTGTGCGCGAAATCATGGACGTGTTTGAGCGGCCGGCCCGGCAGCAGGGTATCCGGCTCCGGTTTCTGCCCGCCGAGCCGGCCCTGCCGCTCTGGTTCGATGCTAACGTGCTGGATAAGGTGTTCTTTAACCTGCTCAGCAACGCCCTCAAATTCACACCAGAAGGTGGCCAGATTACCGTGAGTATGCAGCGCGTGCCCGCTGAAAACGCCGTGCGCGTGAGCGTGGAGGACACCGGCCGGGGTATTTCGGAGCAGGACCGGGCCCACATTTTCGAGTGGTTTTACCAGGGGCAGCAGTCGGTGGCGAAGGGCTCGGGCATGGGGTTGGCCTTGGCTCTGGGCCTCACCCGGCTGCACCAGGGTACGCTCTCGTTCACCAGTCAGCCCGGCCGGGGCAGCACGTTTGTGGTAACGCTGCCGCTGGAGCTGCCCCAGGAGCTGAAATCGATGGAAGCCGTGGCTCCCGTCAACCTGGGCTTCTCGGTGGAAGAGGACTTGCTGCCAGCCCTGCGCCCCGAGCCCGAGGCGGCCGTGAGCGGGAGCGAAGCCCTGGTCCTCGTCATTGAGGACAATCCCGAAGTCAACGCCTTTCTGGTGCAGAAGCTGCGGCCCCATTTTCAGGTTAGTGCGGCGTTTGATGGGGCCCGAGGCCTGGAGCTGGCCGCCGACAGCATCCCCGACCTGATTATCTGCGACGTGATGCTGCCCGAGCTGAGCGGCCTGGAAGTGGTGGCCCGGCTGAAAAGCGACTGGCGCACCTCCCACATTCCGGTGGTGCTGCTTACGGCCCGGGGCGCTTCGGAGCAGCAGGTGGAAGGCGTGCAGGCCGGTGCCGACCTATACCTGACCAAGCCCTTCAACCCCACGTTTTTGCTGGAAAGCATCCGCACACTGCTCAGTAACCGGGAGAAGCAGCGGGAGCATTTCCGCCGGGAGCTGTCGGTGAGTACCGCCACGGTGGCCCCGCAGCGCGTGGACCAGAAATTCCTGGCCGACCTCACCGCCATTGTGGAAGCGAACCTTTCGCGTTCCGAGCTGAACGTGGAAGACGTGGCCCGCAGCCTGGGCATTTCGCGGGTGCAGCTCTACCGCAAAGTGAAGGCCGTGCTGGGTACCGGCGTTACGGATTTCATCCAGGGCATCCGTCTTACTAAGGCCCGTCAGCTCCTGCTCTCCGATGAGCTGACCATTGCCGAGGTGGCCTACCAGCTGGGCTTCTCCTCGCCCTCGTACTTCTCCACCAGCTTCAAAGCGCGCTACCAGGTGTCGCCCTCCGAGTTCCGGGCGCTGCACACCACGGCGTAA
- the pckA gene encoding phosphoenolpyruvate carboxykinase (ATP): protein MEALHSRLTSLGLTPTTPVHLNLTPTELVEHALRRQEGTLTDTGALMADTGTFTGRSPKDRFIVQDALTQDAVWWGDINIPFPQDKFEQLQAKMMAYLQNKELFVREAYAGANPAYQLKLRVVNELAWHNLFCYNMFLRPAEGADTSWAADFTILCAPGFEADPAVDGTRQKNFAILNFSQKTLLIGGTGYAGEMKKGIFGVLNFLLPHQHHTLPMHCSANVGQDGDTAIFFGLSGTGKTTLSADPARGLIGDDEHGWTPNEGIFNFEGGCYAKVIDLSREKEPQIWDAIRPGAIVENTRFVPGTTTVDYANKSVTENTRTAYPINFIDNAVEPSVGAAPKNIFFLTADAFGVLPPISKLDKSHAMYHFMSGYTAKVAGTEMGITEPQTTFSACFGAVFLPLHPTKYAEMLGRKMEENEVNVWLVNTGWTGGSYGTGSRMKLAYTRAMITAALNGELNDVAFTEHPIFGVQVPATVPGVPTDILNPRTTWADQEAYDRTAADLAEKFVINFRKYADFANEDILAGAPKIAVTAEV, encoded by the coding sequence ATGGAAGCCCTCCATTCCCGCCTGACTTCGCTGGGGCTGACGCCCACCACCCCGGTGCACCTGAACCTGACTCCCACCGAACTAGTGGAGCACGCCCTGCGCCGCCAGGAAGGCACGCTCACTGACACCGGTGCCCTCATGGCAGATACCGGCACCTTCACCGGCCGTTCCCCTAAGGACCGCTTCATCGTGCAGGACGCCCTCACCCAGGACGCCGTTTGGTGGGGCGACATTAACATCCCGTTTCCCCAGGACAAGTTTGAGCAGCTTCAGGCCAAGATGATGGCCTACCTCCAGAACAAGGAGTTGTTCGTGCGTGAAGCCTACGCCGGGGCGAACCCCGCCTACCAGCTGAAGCTGCGCGTGGTGAACGAGCTGGCATGGCACAACCTGTTCTGCTACAACATGTTCCTGCGCCCCGCCGAAGGAGCCGACACCAGCTGGGCCGCTGACTTCACCATCCTCTGCGCCCCCGGCTTCGAGGCCGACCCGGCCGTGGATGGTACCCGCCAGAAGAACTTCGCCATTCTCAACTTCTCACAGAAAACCCTGCTCATCGGTGGCACGGGCTACGCCGGCGAGATGAAAAAGGGCATTTTTGGTGTCCTCAACTTCCTGCTGCCCCACCAGCACCACACGCTGCCCATGCACTGTTCAGCCAACGTGGGGCAGGATGGAGACACGGCCATCTTCTTTGGCCTGTCGGGCACGGGCAAAACCACCCTCTCGGCCGATCCGGCGCGCGGCCTCATCGGCGACGATGAGCACGGCTGGACGCCCAATGAGGGCATTTTCAACTTCGAGGGCGGCTGCTACGCCAAGGTAATTGACCTGAGCCGCGAGAAGGAGCCCCAGATCTGGGACGCCATCCGCCCCGGGGCCATTGTGGAGAACACGCGCTTCGTGCCCGGCACCACCACGGTAGATTACGCCAATAAATCGGTAACGGAAAACACCCGCACGGCCTACCCGATCAACTTCATTGACAATGCCGTGGAGCCCTCGGTGGGTGCCGCCCCCAAGAACATCTTCTTCCTGACGGCCGATGCGTTTGGGGTATTGCCCCCCATCAGCAAGCTGGACAAGAGCCACGCCATGTACCACTTCATGAGCGGCTACACGGCCAAGGTGGCAGGCACGGAAATGGGCATCACAGAGCCCCAGACCACGTTTTCAGCCTGCTTTGGAGCCGTGTTCCTGCCCCTGCACCCCACCAAGTACGCCGAGATGCTGGGCCGCAAGATGGAGGAAAACGAAGTGAACGTGTGGCTGGTCAACACCGGCTGGACGGGCGGCTCCTACGGCACCGGCTCGCGCATGAAGCTGGCCTACACCCGCGCCATGATTACGGCCGCCCTCAACGGGGAATTGAACGACGTGGCCTTCACCGAGCATCCCATCTTCGGCGTGCAGGTACCGGCCACGGTGCCCGGCGTGCCCACTGACATTCTGAACCCGCGCACCACCTGGGCCGACCAGGAAGCCTACGACCGCACAGCCGCCGACCTAGCCGAGAAGTTCGTGATAAACTTCCGCAAGTATGCCGATTTCGCCAACGAGGACATCCTGGCCGGCGCACCCAAAATAGCCGTGACAGCCGAAGTTTAA
- a CDS encoding AraC family transcriptional regulator translates to MPKDIAHYNGLYGDDKAQVSHTYVYSQLIAPRNRATNWGLKPHVHGNLYQLFFLEAGQASLDAGADSEELQTPCVVLIPANTVHGFTFSPQVKGRSLTIAEALLDTILQVSPSILIELNSLYVLTEFTDEESFAELLALERLIHAEMHSQLPERQLALNAYFKLLFVKLFRLLKHQQNKADGSSNRNLHYFHEFQKSVARAAPFEKKISEYARELNITPVHLNRICQAVKGKSALEIVNANTIRRAHNHLVYTSSSISEIAYTLQFADSGYFTRFFRKHTGLSPVAYRARAYRDETYPAAARPEVEVPEPDGPAPGKTPGSTGRYSTSSKSGRRM, encoded by the coding sequence ATGCCTAAGGATATTGCTCATTATAACGGCCTGTATGGCGACGACAAAGCGCAGGTATCCCACACCTACGTCTACAGTCAACTAATTGCACCCCGTAACCGGGCCACTAACTGGGGCCTCAAGCCGCACGTGCACGGCAACCTCTACCAGCTGTTTTTCCTGGAAGCCGGTCAGGCTTCTCTGGATGCGGGTGCTGACTCGGAGGAGCTGCAGACGCCCTGTGTGGTGCTGATTCCGGCCAATACGGTGCACGGCTTCACGTTCAGCCCCCAGGTAAAGGGCCGTTCCTTGACTATTGCGGAAGCCCTGCTAGACACGATTCTGCAGGTGAGTCCTTCTATCCTGATTGAGCTCAACAGCCTGTATGTGCTCACCGAGTTTACCGATGAGGAAAGCTTTGCCGAGCTGCTGGCCCTGGAGCGGCTGATTCATGCTGAAATGCACTCCCAGCTGCCGGAGCGGCAGCTGGCACTCAATGCCTATTTCAAACTATTGTTCGTGAAGCTATTCCGTTTGCTCAAGCACCAGCAGAACAAGGCCGACGGCAGCTCCAACCGCAACCTGCACTACTTCCATGAATTTCAGAAAAGCGTGGCGCGGGCCGCGCCGTTCGAGAAGAAGATTTCGGAGTATGCCCGTGAACTGAACATTACGCCTGTGCACCTGAACCGCATCTGCCAGGCCGTAAAGGGTAAATCGGCCCTGGAAATCGTGAATGCCAACACCATCCGGCGGGCCCACAACCATTTGGTCTACACGTCCTCCTCGATTTCAGAAATTGCCTATACCCTGCAGTTTGCCGATTCCGGCTACTTCACCCGTTTCTTCCGCAAGCATACTGGCCTCTCGCCCGTGGCCTACCGTGCCCGCGCCTACCGCGACGAAACCTACCCCGCCGCTGCTCGCCCCGAAGTGGAAGTGCCGGAACCGGATGGCCCCGCTCCCGGCAAAACCCCTGGGTCGACCGGCCGCTATTCTACCAGCAGCAAATCGGGGCGGCGGATGTAG
- a CDS encoding M36 family metallopeptidase, with protein MTQLYSSNWLAAGLLALACASPVHAQTSAAPAGTEQAWQSRQQWAGGNITAADMRVSSSHTDAATGLTYVYVQQLHKGIPVYNRVLTLAFKNQQFRHHAGTFVPGRQFTGLSATPALEAATAVNRALAPLAAARLSSPTATSARTGPDQRQTFAAAGVARRDIVASLVWVYDNAQKLHLAWNVNVDLLDSSDWLNIRVDAATGQVLDQDNWTVHETVARKAPAAATASAARPAAWQPIGTVGIAAVTPATYYVIPYPQESPGSSRLQTESSPWLKAGGGNNATTHGWHFNGSTDFADTRGNNVWAYDDSLKTNAPGRFAASTGASASSLVFDYVPDFAFSPQLGKNRRAATVNLFYWNNIVHDVLYQYGFTEPAGNFQTDNIGRGGTGQDHVRAEAQDGNGVNNANFSTPPDGASGRMQMFLWSAPASRNLTVTAPAPVAGSYTTVESAFSTSNKLVSTGPVTGDLVFYNDPGNPASHLACTSPSSTTLTGKIALIYRGTCNYTDKVLNAQNAGARAVIMVNNAGAPVAMGGTNNAITIPAVMVSTTDGNLLATQLTNGATVSLTISLPAPQLDGDFDNGIVVHEYGHGVSNRLTGGPANASCLGNAEQGGEGWSDYLALMLTTNWQTAQLTDGPTSRAVGTYASGQAPAGGGIRRYPYSTSLSINPLTYSNVATSPESHAIGEVWCAALWDMTWALIQQQGRIEPNLYTGTSTGGNAIALQLVMQGMKLQPCQPGFLDSRDAILAADSLLYNGRYHCLIWSAFARRGMGASAVQGLSTSATDQTAAFDLPGVRLSKNTELLTGNQLAINISATCECQAQQAPYSIKAQLPADLSYVSSTSSGTLGSNNTVTFANLAFTPGQTRTFQIQAVTAAGKGCNTTTVVNDNRETNTVGGFTPAVLTGSSSWAPSTARAYSGSTSWKAVEPITPSDATLTSAAFTPVGFSLLSFYHYYNTEPSYDGGMVAISTDNGATWIDAAPYFLQNGYNSVFDASTASPNKPCFSGISSTETGSAAFIRTTLNLSSFSGQTIRLRFQAQSDEGTAYEGWYVDDIQVINGCGGIQQVQLFTNANALAGSYQTPIFLTPAGPLSAQQAKNGLLMSAVPTPFGAEGVRLVLSSPVAQPGLVLVLTDATGRLLHRQQLNTVAAGTTTITWPQTAALPAGLYLVQAQFPNGQRMVLRVVRE; from the coding sequence TTGACACAACTCTACTCCTCCAACTGGCTGGCAGCGGGGCTTTTGGCGTTAGCCTGTGCCTCCCCGGTTCACGCGCAAACCAGCGCGGCTCCGGCCGGCACGGAGCAAGCCTGGCAGAGCCGGCAGCAATGGGCCGGCGGCAATATAACTGCCGCCGATATGCGCGTGTCCAGCTCCCACACCGATGCGGCCACCGGCCTCACCTACGTGTATGTGCAGCAGCTGCACAAGGGCATTCCGGTGTACAATCGGGTGCTGACCCTGGCCTTCAAAAACCAGCAGTTCAGGCACCACGCCGGCACATTTGTCCCGGGCCGCCAGTTCACCGGGCTTTCGGCGACACCGGCTCTGGAAGCGGCTACGGCCGTCAACCGGGCGTTGGCCCCGCTGGCTGCCGCCCGCCTGAGCAGCCCCACGGCCACCAGTGCCCGCACCGGCCCCGACCAGCGGCAGACGTTTGCCGCCGCTGGGGTAGCCCGCCGCGACATTGTCGCCAGTCTGGTGTGGGTGTATGATAACGCCCAGAAGCTGCATCTGGCCTGGAACGTAAACGTAGACCTGCTGGATTCCTCCGACTGGCTCAACATCCGGGTAGATGCGGCCACGGGACAGGTACTGGATCAGGATAACTGGACGGTACATGAGACAGTGGCCCGTAAGGCTCCGGCAGCAGCCACCGCTAGTGCCGCCCGCCCCGCCGCTTGGCAGCCTATCGGTACGGTAGGAATTGCGGCCGTTACCCCGGCTACTTACTATGTAATACCCTATCCGCAGGAAAGCCCGGGTAGTAGCCGACTGCAAACTGAGTCGTCGCCGTGGCTGAAAGCAGGGGGCGGCAACAACGCCACCACGCACGGCTGGCACTTCAACGGCAGCACCGATTTTGCCGATACGCGCGGCAACAACGTGTGGGCCTACGATGATAGCCTGAAAACGAATGCTCCCGGCCGGTTCGCGGCCTCCACCGGCGCCTCCGCCAGCTCCCTGGTGTTCGACTACGTGCCCGATTTTGCGTTCAGTCCGCAGCTGGGTAAAAACCGCCGGGCAGCTACCGTAAACCTGTTCTACTGGAACAACATCGTGCACGATGTCCTGTACCAGTATGGATTTACTGAACCGGCCGGCAACTTCCAGACGGATAACATCGGGCGCGGTGGCACCGGGCAGGACCATGTGCGGGCCGAAGCGCAGGATGGCAACGGCGTCAACAACGCCAACTTCAGCACCCCGCCCGACGGAGCGTCGGGCCGGATGCAGATGTTTCTGTGGAGCGCGCCCGCCAGCCGCAACCTGACGGTAACAGCCCCCGCCCCCGTGGCCGGCAGCTACACCACCGTGGAAAGTGCCTTCAGCACCAGCAACAAGCTTGTCAGCACCGGCCCCGTAACCGGCGACTTGGTGTTCTATAACGACCCCGGCAACCCGGCTTCCCATCTGGCGTGTACTTCCCCTTCATCTACCACGCTCACCGGTAAAATAGCCCTCATTTACCGGGGCACCTGCAATTACACCGATAAGGTGTTGAACGCGCAGAACGCCGGAGCCCGGGCCGTTATTATGGTGAATAATGCTGGTGCCCCAGTAGCTATGGGCGGCACCAACAACGCCATAACTATTCCGGCCGTCATGGTTTCTACCACCGACGGTAACCTGCTGGCCACCCAGCTGACCAATGGCGCCACTGTAAGCCTTACCATCAGTCTGCCCGCGCCGCAGCTGGATGGTGATTTTGACAACGGCATTGTGGTGCACGAGTACGGCCACGGTGTGTCGAACCGCCTCACGGGCGGCCCCGCCAACGCCAGTTGCCTCGGCAATGCCGAGCAGGGCGGCGAAGGCTGGAGTGATTATCTGGCCCTGATGCTGACCACCAACTGGCAAACTGCCCAGCTAACCGATGGCCCCACGAGCCGGGCTGTGGGCACGTACGCCTCCGGGCAAGCACCTGCAGGCGGCGGCATTCGTCGGTACCCGTACTCTACCAGTTTGAGCATCAATCCGCTTACTTACAGCAACGTTGCTACCAGCCCCGAGTCGCACGCCATTGGCGAGGTATGGTGCGCTGCGCTGTGGGATATGACCTGGGCCCTGATCCAGCAGCAGGGCCGGATCGAGCCGAACCTATACACCGGTACCAGCACCGGCGGCAACGCCATTGCGCTCCAGCTGGTGATGCAGGGCATGAAGCTGCAGCCCTGCCAGCCGGGTTTCCTCGATTCACGTGATGCTATTCTGGCCGCCGACTCCCTATTGTACAATGGTCGGTACCACTGTCTGATCTGGAGTGCATTTGCCCGTCGAGGTATGGGCGCCAGCGCTGTTCAGGGACTTTCCACCAGCGCCACCGATCAAACGGCTGCCTTTGACCTGCCCGGCGTACGCCTGAGCAAAAACACCGAGCTGCTGACAGGTAACCAGCTTGCCATCAATATCTCAGCTACCTGCGAGTGTCAGGCCCAGCAGGCTCCTTACTCTATCAAGGCGCAACTGCCGGCTGATCTGAGCTACGTAAGCAGCACCAGCAGCGGTACGTTGGGGAGCAACAATACCGTCACGTTTGCCAACCTGGCTTTCACGCCCGGCCAGACGCGCACGTTCCAGATTCAGGCCGTAACGGCGGCCGGTAAAGGCTGCAACACGACTACGGTAGTGAATGACAACCGCGAAACCAACACCGTGGGAGGCTTCACGCCGGCCGTACTGACCGGTAGCAGCAGCTGGGCACCCAGCACCGCCCGGGCGTATAGCGGCTCCACTTCCTGGAAGGCTGTTGAGCCCATTACCCCTTCTGATGCCACGCTTACTTCGGCGGCATTCACGCCAGTAGGCTTCTCCCTGCTGTCGTTCTACCATTACTACAACACGGAGCCCTCGTATGATGGCGGCATGGTGGCTATTTCCACTGATAACGGGGCCACCTGGATCGACGCGGCCCCATACTTCCTCCAGAACGGCTACAATTCCGTGTTCGATGCCTCTACGGCTTCGCCAAATAAGCCCTGTTTCTCGGGTATCTCGTCCACGGAAACCGGCTCGGCGGCGTTCATTCGCACTACGCTCAATCTGTCGTCTTTCAGCGGCCAGACTATTCGGCTACGTTTCCAGGCCCAGTCAGATGAGGGAACGGCTTATGAGGGCTGGTATGTAGATGACATTCAGGTGATAAACGGTTGTGGTGGTATTCAGCAGGTACAACTGTTTACCAATGCAAACGCCCTGGCTGGCTCGTATCAGACTCCTATTTTCCTGACGCCCGCCGGTCCGCTCAGCGCCCAGCAAGCTAAAAACGGCCTGTTGATGTCAGCCGTACCAACTCCCTTCGGAGCCGAAGGCGTGCGGCTGGTTCTCTCGTCGCCCGTCGCCCAGCCCGGCCTTGTGCTGGTGCTCACCGATGCTACCGGTCGTTTGCTGCACCGGCAGCAACTGAACACTGTAGCGGCCGGTACCACCACCATCACCTGGCCCCAGACGGCTGCTCTGCCGGCCGGCCTGTATCTGGTGCAGGCTCAGTTCCCGAACGGGCAACGGATGGTCCTGCGCGTGGTGCGGGAGTAG
- a CDS encoding SDR family oxidoreductase — MKDKVVLITGGTSGIGRATALAFGQAGARVAITGRDETRLQSTAEELVRLDIQHLTIRADVGVEADSERAVRETVAAFGRLDVLINNAGISMRALFRDADLDVIRQLMQTNFFGTVYATKFALPHITQVKGSIVGISSIAGYRGLPGRTGYSASKFAMHGFLEALRTELLPQGVHVLLACPGFTASNIRNVALAADGSRQGESPRDEQKMMSSEEVAGYLVAAVRERRRDLVLTSTGKLTVFLNKWLPGLADKLVLNHFRKEEPDFVL; from the coding sequence ATGAAAGATAAAGTAGTCCTCATCACGGGCGGCACTTCCGGCATTGGTCGGGCTACGGCCCTGGCCTTCGGGCAGGCCGGGGCCCGCGTGGCCATTACCGGCCGCGACGAAACCCGGCTCCAAAGCACCGCCGAAGAACTGGTCCGTCTGGACATCCAGCACCTTACTATACGCGCCGATGTAGGAGTGGAGGCCGACTCGGAGCGGGCCGTACGCGAAACTGTGGCCGCTTTTGGCCGCCTTGATGTGCTCATCAACAACGCCGGCATCAGTATGCGCGCCCTCTTCCGCGACGCCGACCTAGACGTTATCCGGCAGCTGATGCAAACCAACTTCTTCGGGACGGTGTACGCCACCAAATTTGCGTTGCCGCACATCACGCAAGTCAAAGGCTCTATTGTGGGCATCAGCAGTATTGCGGGCTATCGAGGGCTGCCGGGGCGTACGGGGTACTCGGCTTCCAAATTTGCCATGCACGGCTTTCTGGAGGCCCTGCGCACCGAGCTATTGCCTCAGGGAGTACATGTATTATTGGCCTGCCCTGGCTTCACGGCTTCCAACATCCGCAACGTAGCCTTAGCCGCCGACGGCTCCCGACAGGGCGAGTCGCCGCGGGACGAGCAGAAGATGATGAGCAGCGAGGAAGTGGCTGGCTACCTGGTAGCGGCCGTGCGCGAGCGGCGCCGCGACCTGGTGCTTACCAGCACGGGCAAGCTCACCGTCTTCCTCAATAAATGGCTGCCGGGGCTGGCCGATAAGCTGGTGCTGAATCACTTTCGAAAAGAGGAGCCGGATTTCGTGCTGTAA